The Saccharothrix variisporea genome has a segment encoding these proteins:
- a CDS encoding ABC transporter ATP-binding protein codes for MTTTQDTPTGTGTSRTPTEPVLRASGIGKGYRRGVWPVRRTIRVLHGVDLVLRPGEVVGLVGENGSGKSTLMKVLVGALRPDAGTVTVTGRLGYCPQEPVVYERLTCDEHFELFGRAYRMTRDAERASRRALYAALGFERYASTRADRLSGGTLAKLNLGLALLADPDVLLLDEPYAGFDWDTYLRFWDLVAQRRATGRAVLVISHFVADEERFDRIVALRDGKAVSR; via the coding sequence ATGACCACCACCCAGGACACCCCCACCGGCACCGGGACGTCGCGGACGCCCACCGAACCCGTGCTGCGCGCTTCGGGGATCGGGAAGGGCTACCGGCGCGGGGTCTGGCCGGTCCGGCGGACCATCCGGGTGCTGCACGGCGTGGACTTGGTGTTGAGGCCCGGCGAAGTGGTGGGTCTGGTCGGTGAGAACGGGTCGGGCAAGTCCACGCTGATGAAGGTGCTGGTCGGCGCGCTGCGCCCGGACGCGGGCACCGTCACCGTCACCGGCCGGCTGGGGTACTGCCCGCAGGAACCGGTCGTCTACGAGCGGTTGACCTGCGACGAGCACTTCGAGCTGTTCGGCCGCGCGTACCGGATGACCCGCGACGCCGAACGCGCCTCCCGCCGCGCGCTGTACGCGGCCCTGGGGTTCGAGCGTTACGCGAGCACCCGCGCCGACCGGCTCTCCGGCGGCACCCTCGCGAAGCTCAACCTCGGCCTGGCGCTGCTGGCCGACCCGGACGTGCTGTTGCTGGACGAGCCCTACGCGGGGTTCGACTGGGACACCTACCTGCGGTTCTGGGACCTGGTGGCACAACGGCGGGCGACCGGCCGCGCGGTTCTGGTCATCAGCCACTTCGTCGCCGACGAGGAGCGCTTCGACCGCATCGTCGCGCTCCGCGACGGCAAAGCGGTGTCGCGATGA
- a CDS encoding DUF2933 domain-containing protein, producing the protein MKRRQMPLYAIALAILVVGLAFTGVPVQTILVGLLVLACPLMMLFMMGGHGGSDREVGRSDEHRPGPTSGQR; encoded by the coding sequence ATGAAGCGTCGACAAATGCCGCTCTACGCGATCGCGTTGGCGATCCTCGTCGTGGGTCTGGCGTTCACCGGGGTGCCGGTGCAGACGATCCTGGTGGGGCTGCTCGTGCTGGCCTGCCCGCTGATGATGCTGTTCATGATGGGCGGCCACGGCGGCTCGGACCGGGAGGTCGGCCGCTCCGACGAGCACCGACCCGGCCCGACCTCCGGGCAGCGTTAG